The following nucleotide sequence is from Candidatus Latescibacter sp..
GAACGGGTTGGACTTCCCCGGAACGCAACTGCTCCAAGCGCCTTTTTGCTACTGCAGCCCATTTCTTATCTATCTCGGATTCCGGCGGATTCAAACTCTTCAACAATGAATCAGCAACCATCGCCCGTTCTTCAACAGATAACGAAATTACCTCAGCTATCAGTTCTTTGGTTTTCATGAAATTTTTACCCTCCGGTAAATACTTTTGATGCATACTGTTGTTTATCAGGTTTCCTTATAAATTTCAAGAGAATTATAGAAAATTGTGAATCTAAAAACAACTGTTTTCTATATTTCAGGGGTTCAATATGTTGAATCCTGCTTTGAATCAGGTGAATCATGTTACAGGGCTTTTCTTGACTTGACAATTGAAACCGGTGAGGCTTATTTATCTTCATTCATATTAACTTCCCTCAAATAATAAAAGGGTATAGACTTGTGAAAAAGATCGTTCTTTATTCCATCGCTTTTCTGCTTTTTGTAGCGCTCAGTTCTTTTGGGGCCGAACCGGCTGACTACCAGCAGTGTTTCGCCATTGTGGCGGGAAGGCTGGCCACCGCCGATGGCAGCGTGCTTTTCGGACACAACGAGGATAACAGTTTTAAAAATGTCGCCGGGATGCGGAAAGTCAAGCGCATGGAACATCCGGAGGGAGAATTGGTGACCCTCCAGGGCGGCGGACGAATCCCCCAGGTAAAAACCACCTGGGCTTTCTGGTGGATGCAGCTTCCGGAACAGAAATTCAGCGACTGTTTCTTCAACGAACACGGAGTCGCGCTGGTCACCGACAACTGCCCCTCCCGTGAGGACAAGCCGGATATCACCGAAGGCGGCATCGGAGGCCCGATTCTCCGTCAGATCGTGGCCGAGCGCGCCCGAACCGCCCGTGAGGGGGTGCACCTTGTCGGTTCGCTGATCGAGAAGTTCGGGTATATCGCCAGCGGAAGAACGCTTATCATCTGCGATCCCCGCGAAGGATGGCTGGTGGCGATGGTAAACGGCAAGCACTGGGTAGCCGAGCGGGTCCCGGACGACCGGGTTGCCGTTATCGCCAACACCTATACCATCCGCGAGGTGAATCTGAAGGATACCCGCAATTTCCTCGGCTCGGCCGATCTGATCGAGTATGCCGTCAAACGGGGCTGGTACGATCCCGCAAAAGGGCCGTTCAGCTTCGAGGAAGTCTACGCCGACCCCAAAACCAGGGTTGCCGCAGGCAACACCCACCGTCAGTGGAGCGCCACGAGACGCCTTGCCGCCGGGACAGTACCCCTGCCTGAGGAAGCCAGGCTCCCCTTTTCAGTGAAACCGAAAGCTCCGCTTACCGTTCGCGATATCACCGAAGCGCTCCGCGACCATTACGAGAACACCCCATACGAAACGGCGGCCAATTATCAGGAACGCCCGCCGCATAAACGTCACACCGCCACTATCTGCAGCCCCGGAACCAACCATTCCAGCGTTTTCCAGCTCCGTCCGGCGATGCCCTGGGGGGCCGGTTCGATATGGTGGATCGCTCTTCATCAGCCGTGTTCAGCTCCCTACATCCCGATTTATCTCGACGAGGACATGGTTCCGGCGGGTCTTGCTTTCGGCCAGGCAAGCGCGGCGGGCGACTCGACCGGGAAAGAGATTCCCTCTTCCGCGCCAGCTTACCAGGTATTCGGCAGGCTGGCGGTCTGGGTGGACGGCGACTATGCTTCAAGAATCCCTGCACTCCGGAAACAATGGAATCTGCTGGAAGAAACAAATTATAGTGTTCAGAAACAGTTCGAAGGGATAGTCCTCAAAGAAATGAAAACGCACCCGGACATCGCAAAAGAGTTGTTGGGGCGTTACACCCAGGGCATCCTTGCGCGGGCGGTGCAGCAGGCGGAGAAAGTAGAAAAGTGACAAAGCTGCAAAGTGACAAAGGAAAAAGAGAAGGCACAAAAGAAAGTCTGAACCTTGATTCGCTTGATTAAGGGATTAACTTGATTAAATGCCGATACCTGGATTCTTCTCTTCCGTTTTTACAAGCAGCTCCGGCCATAGGGGTTTATATTGACGGCCGTATTCGGTCCAGCAGGCCAGATTCATGGCGCGTGTCGGGCAGAGGTTGACACAGCTCATGCAGAGGCAGCAGGCGCCCCGCGCTTTCGGATACCCTTTTTTCATGGAGAGCCGCTCCGTTGGACAATACCGCACACAGAGACCGCACTGATTGCACCGCTTCTTCCGGGCATAATTCCAGTACAGAACGCTGTCGAGCAGCTTGTTGTCGAGCAAAAAGCCGAAGAGGAAGAGCGGGAAGGGAAGCAGAACAAATGGCAGCCCGGCAAATCCGCCACGGGCGAATTCCTCTCCTGACTCCACTACCCGGTCGATATCTTTTCTTAAAGGAAGAAATCGGTCCAGGAAAGTACAAACTCGGCCCGGCAGGAGGCGGAAAGTAGGGATGTTCATGGGATAGGTGGCCCAATTCCTGCCCATCACCCGGTATCCTTTCAGAGTGAGCAGCGCCCAGGCAGCCATCCCGGCATTCTCGGGGCCTCCGGCTGCCGTATACAGGACAAAGGCGGGTTTGCCGTTTCCTTTCGGCAGTCTCTTCAAAAGGTAGCCGCAGAACGTCCAGGGCGGTTTCCAGCCAT
It contains:
- a CDS encoding addiction module protein translates to MKTKELIAEVISLSVEERAMVADSLLKSLNPPESEIDKKWAAVAKRRLEQLRSGEVQPVPGEEVFQKIWNRFSK
- a CDS encoding C69 family dipeptidase — its product is MKKIVLYSIAFLLFVALSSFGAEPADYQQCFAIVAGRLATADGSVLFGHNEDNSFKNVAGMRKVKRMEHPEGELVTLQGGGRIPQVKTTWAFWWMQLPEQKFSDCFFNEHGVALVTDNCPSREDKPDITEGGIGGPILRQIVAERARTAREGVHLVGSLIEKFGYIASGRTLIICDPREGWLVAMVNGKHWVAERVPDDRVAVIANTYTIREVNLKDTRNFLGSADLIEYAVKRGWYDPAKGPFSFEEVYADPKTRVAAGNTHRQWSATRRLAAGTVPLPEEARLPFSVKPKAPLTVRDITEALRDHYENTPYETAANYQERPPHKRHTATICSPGTNHSSVFQLRPAMPWGAGSIWWIALHQPCSAPYIPIYLDEDMVPAGLAFGQASAAGDSTGKEIPSSAPAYQVFGRLAVWVDGDYASRIPALRKQWNLLEETNYSVQKQFEGIVLKEMKTHPDIAKELLGRYTQGILARAVQQAEKVEK